The following DNA comes from Populus trichocarpa isolate Nisqually-1 chromosome 19, P.trichocarpa_v4.1, whole genome shotgun sequence.
GCTCCAAAAAGGGGACAAGTccaataattatttcttaatccATTTTTGTCCTTGAAAAACCAGTTTAAGTTCTAAATCTAatgtttcttgaattgaatttttatttttaccaaacTATAATTTAGATTCTAGTGAGATTCCGATTGATGCAAATATCTTTGACAAATGCccctcaatttatttattttagctgTGGTGCGCACTAAAATTAACCTTGTCATGATCCTTTTAACTTTGCTACATGAGGGCCTGCGAAAAGAAATGGGAAAacagaaattataaaataaatggtgcaaggaaaaattaatccaaaaataatatggTTTGATTCCATTAAGTCAGCAccaaaatttacaaatatttacaTCAACTTGCAACATTCAGGGTAATCCTATCACGataatttctcaatttcatcttgcTTCTTAGCTTTAGTAAGGACCCCAACAGCTCAAATACATGACTTTTCTTAGAGATTCCTCAGACTGTTTTGCTGTCACTTCCTTGACTTTATCCGAGATCATggcagaagatgaagaagaaagctTCTTGGCCTGAGAGGCTGATCTGACATGGTTCTTGGCATGTTGGTGCAGGGATCTCAAGGTGTAGTTCCACCTGCAGAACCCTTGGTCTTTCAACGCCTCAACACCTCCAACAGCTGCTGCAACCAACCAAGCTTTGCTTGCTGAACTCATTTTCGATGTTACTGTAATATAGAACCAACAAGTTGGAAACTCTTTGAAGTGGGATTTGTAGAGATTAAGATATCAGGAGCTATGATCTGATGAAGTAAATGGGAGTAAAGGGGTTTGGTTATATAGGTGGGTGTACCAAAATTGGAGGAGAAAAACCAGAGGCTAAAGGCTTCTTGGTGGTGGTTTTGAGTGAGGAAACCAGCGAAGGCCAACGGTATTTTTTATAAGACAAGTGGTCTCTATTTCCCCTTTAATTATTGGAATACAACttggtcattaaaaaaatagagataaaaaaaaccaaagttgtTAACCTTCGGAACTCCTCCTAGTAATAAAGATGGGACTgctatcaataaaaaaacaagaaacaaatataaaaaaatctcataaaaaaatattaggaaatgaaattaaaaaattatatataataaaaaaatccaaaacaaatcaaataacaataaaaaaaatatagaccaaatttaataataaaaaaaattataatcaaatactgagagatgaaattgaaaaaaaaataatttagttagtaaaagattttttaaaataaaaataaaaataaaaatcatgtttgatttgaaaataaagttaaatcaaaCGTTAgggttgaaattgaagaaaaaaccaattaaaaaaagatagaaaaataaaataaaaaatcatagagaaatgatattaattcaaatataaattaaaaaagattaaaaaagatttttttttcaagaaaggtatcaattaaaattaaaattaaaattaaaaagttaaaataaaataaaatgatagttTAGATGTCGCAAGcacatttaaaattaacaaaaaaataactcaatttatatatatagcctGGTTTATGTTTAATAAGtcggttttattttaataaaataataaataaataaataataatagtaaatgatttttttataaaaaaatcataataacctaaaaaaataacttttgcaAGCATGAAATTGGAATAAAAAAGTCCGAATCAACTTTAGATAGTGTGATAAAAATGTAAGAAATAAAATCCAGCTCCTCTAAATCTTCATACTGAGATTTCCTTGTATCAATTGAATCCCCATACATGTCTCCAAGACTCTATAACcatatattttcaaaagtaTAAGAGTTTTCGTGATTACTTGTGTCCAATAAGAATCAAGGATCCTTTTTCAGTCTTTGAACTTCTCATGGAATGCATCCTGAACTTATCATATTACTTacttttacacttttttttttaactagattaCTTCTTTTATTAAGAAGACAATTAAactctcttcttttttgcaAAAACGTTTGACAAAAATTACCCACACTTGTAACCTCTAtacaaaacaattaatttttttttttttgtttcaagtcTACATGGGAGGAAAATAATGgttgtatattttttagaaaaacaaaactgtTGTGGTTAGCCCAAATGGCAACAAATCTTTGTCTCCTTGTTATTGTCTGGGTTGTGGTCCAAACAACAACACCCTTGCTATCTGGGGCCCGACCCAAACAACTGCGCCTAGTACCAAAAAGAATTTCTTGTTGATGACACACACCTTAATGTATTGCGAATCACCCACACAAACTACTTTTCTCTATGCTTTACTAACAGATTCTTTGCTAATACACATTTTGATAAAGGATTAACACCACTTATCTAGCCAATAGTTACATGTCTATGCAAATCAAGCGTCTCTTCTCTATACCACTAGCTTTTTCTAGCTAATGTTTTGCTAACATTAGCCAACCCAACATTGTATGGCACTACGATCAATGATGACACCAACATTTCCACCGAATAATTGTTGTCAAGACATCCCAAGATAAGCCGATGTGATTCAAGTCCAGAAATACATTGAATCACAGATAAACAAGAGAGGCTTTTGATAATGAACATTTTACTCCTCTACAATTCGTTCTTCTTACATTgttctcattttctcttttatacttCCTAACTTGAACATTAAAAGTCTCTGGTTCCATGCTGACCTTATTTTGTAAGGCTAATCCCATATTTAGACCTCCACATATCTTCATCTATAATCGTTGTCTATAAAAACCCAATTTCTGTGTGAATCTTTTTCACAAATTCATCAGTTAATTATTCACAAATTCTTCggttaattatttatacaatcCTGTTGTAATTTAAAGGCTTGTTTCATTCACATACAGTGATCATCACCCTGCCGTGAACACTTGTGAGTGAACAAATATACTCTCCTAAACTAATTTTCTTCTGGGCtgggccaaattgaaattgagaattcCAGTTCAAGATTTGCACTAATTTGTCAACTTATCAAGATATTTAGCTTTTGTGATGCAACCCCTCCTCCAATTgagttgctgatttttttttttttaacaggagCCATATCCTTGTTAATGTTACGTTAAGGCCATTTTCCCAAAATTTTGCCAATAAAATGAGATATATTTGATTGGCAATCAGCACAAGCATTTACAGTTTAAATCAACTTGCAAAAATTTACTCTAATCCTATGAACTCATTTCCTCagagtttcttttttcttgagagTATCAGTTTGGACCCCAGCAACTCAAATACATGACTTTTCTTAGAGACTCCTCTGACTGTTTCGCCTTCTCTTCCTTGAATTTACTTGAAATAATGGCAGAAGATGAATGAGGGAGCTTCTTATTAGC
Coding sequences within:
- the LOC18108627 gene encoding uncharacterized protein LOC18108627 isoform X3, translating into MSSASKAWLVAAAVGGVEALKDQGFCRWNYTLRSLHQHAKNHVRSASQAKKLSSSSSAMISDKVKEVTAKQSEESLRKVMYLSCWGPY